From Candidatus Anaeroferrophillus wilburensis, the proteins below share one genomic window:
- the ftsZ gene encoding cell division protein FtsZ, translating into MFEFDERSRLQANIKVIGIGGGGSNAVNSMINAGVQGVDFVVANTDAQALEASPAAIKLQLGSRLTRGLGAGANPEVGRNATIEDTEKISELLTGADMVFITAGMGGGTGTGGAPVVAKLAKEFGALAVAVVTKPFSFEGRKRLQQAEDGLAELRESVDALITIPNQRLLNIVGKNTSMVEAFQKADEVLVQAVRSISDLINVHGLINLDFQDVKTVMTNTGLALMGTGIASGENRAVEAAQQAVASPLLEDISIQGAKGILINITAGSQLTLFEVSEASTLIQEEAHEDANIIFGAVLDESMGDDIRVTVIATGFEPIRGIKGPGLGRKYHPVSPRRDLDRPAFQTRTAARERQEIVRTVKKVVGADSDADFELEDYDFPTFLRRQLD; encoded by the coding sequence ATGTTTGAATTTGACGAGCGGTCACGGTTGCAGGCCAATATCAAGGTGATTGGTATCGGCGGGGGTGGCAGTAACGCGGTGAACAGCATGATCAATGCCGGGGTTCAGGGGGTTGATTTTGTCGTCGCCAATACCGATGCCCAGGCACTGGAGGCATCACCGGCAGCAATCAAGCTGCAGCTTGGCTCCAGGCTGACCCGCGGGTTGGGTGCTGGTGCGAACCCGGAGGTGGGACGCAATGCCACCATCGAAGATACGGAAAAAATTTCCGAGCTTTTGACCGGGGCGGACATGGTATTTATCACTGCCGGGATGGGCGGCGGCACCGGGACCGGCGGCGCCCCGGTGGTGGCCAAGCTGGCCAAGGAGTTTGGTGCCCTGGCGGTTGCGGTGGTCACTAAACCGTTCAGTTTCGAAGGCAGGAAACGGCTGCAGCAAGCCGAGGACGGGTTGGCAGAATTGCGGGAAAGCGTCGATGCCCTGATAACCATTCCCAACCAACGTCTGCTGAATATTGTTGGCAAGAATACCTCAATGGTGGAAGCCTTCCAGAAAGCAGATGAGGTTCTGGTCCAGGCGGTGCGCAGTATTTCCGACTTGATCAACGTTCATGGCTTAATCAACCTTGACTTTCAGGATGTTAAAACGGTTATGACCAATACCGGTCTGGCTCTCATGGGAACCGGGATCGCCAGCGGCGAAAATCGGGCAGTGGAAGCTGCTCAGCAGGCGGTGGCGTCACCGTTGCTGGAGGATATAAGCATTCAGGGTGCCAAGGGCATTCTGATCAATATTACTGCCGGCAGCCAGTTGACCCTCTTCGAAGTGAGTGAAGCTTCAACCCTGATCCAGGAAGAAGCCCACGAGGATGCAAACATTATTTTCGGTGCGGTACTGGACGAATCGATGGGCGATGACATCAGGGTGACGGTCATTGCCACTGGTTTTGAGCCGATTCGCGGGATCAAAGGGCCGGGCCTGGGGCGTAAATACCATCCCGTGTCTCCCCGCCGGGATCTTGACCGGCCGGCATTCCAGACCCGGACCGCTGCCAGAGAGCGCCAAGAAATTGTCCGGACGGTGAAAAAAGTTGTCGGAGCCGACAGTGATGCTGATTTTGAGCTGGAAGATTATGATTTTCCGACCTTTCTCCGGCGGCAGTTGGATTAA